GTCGCCGGGGGCAATCACCTGCCCGACTGGGTGATCTCCCGGCCGGTCTTCGTCGAGGGCGAACTGGCGGCCTGGGCCTGTAATCGGGCCCACCAGTCGGACATCGGCGGCGGCGCCGCCGGCACCTACAACCCGGAGGCGACGGAGATCTTCCACGAAGGGCTGCGCCTGCCGCCGCTCCGGCTGATCGAGAAGGGCGAGACCCGTGACGATCTCTGGGCACTGCTGCTGCTCAACAGCCGCACGCCGGAACTGATGGACGGCGACCTGCGCGCCATGATCGGCTCAACGCGGATCGGCGCGGAGCGGATCGAGGAGCTGCTGCGCGACCTGGGCCGGGCCGAGGGCGCGGGCTATTTCGATGCGCTGCTGGACTATGCCGACATGCGGTTCCGGGAAGCCTGCGCGGAGATCCCGCACGGCCGCTACGAGGCCGAGGAGATCACCGACAATGACTGCTTCGAGAAGCGCGATATCCATATCCGGGTCCGCATCGACCGGACGGCCGACGGACTGACCGTCGACTTCACCGGCACCGACCCGCAGATGAAGGGGTTCAAGAACTCCTCGATCGCCAACACCTACTCTGCGGTCTACATGGCGCTTTCGTCCTTTTTCGATCCCGATCTGCCGCGCAACGAAGGCGCCTTTCGCTCGGTGAAGATCGTCGCGCCGCTCGGCACGGTGGTGAACCCGCGCCCGCCGGCGCCGATGACCATGTGCACGGTCTTCGTCGCCCACGAAATCGTCCACGCCATCTGGAAGGCGCTGGGCGACGCCGTGCCGTCCCGGGCCTGCGCCGGCTGGGGCAAGACCATCCATAACATCACCTCGGGCCGGGCGCCCGGCAGCACCGAGCCCTTCGTGATGTACAACTGGGCCGCCAACGCCGCCGGCGGCGCGGTCCGGGGCCGCGACGGCTTCAACCAGATCGGGCTGCTGATCGCGCTGGGCGGGCTGCACCTGCCCAATGCCGAGACCTACGAACGGATCTATCCGGTGCGCATCCTGCAGCAGGAATTCCGCACCGACGGCGGCGGCGCCGGCGAATTCCGCGGCGGCACCGGCGTGGACTACCGCGTCGAGACCCTGACCGCGGCGACCTACTCGTTCCGGGGCGAGGGAATCGGCCAGGTCTCCGGCTTCGGCATCAAGGGCGGCGGCGGCGGACTGACCGGCTCGATGACCCTCCACCCCGCCGGGGATGAGGATTTCGAGGCGCCGCAATACGGCGTCCGCCACTTCCCGCCGGCCCTGCTGGAAGCCCATTCGCCCGGCGGCGGCGGCTATGGCGATCCGCGGAAGCGGTCCGTCGAGGCGGTGCTGCGCGACGTGATGGACGGCGTGGTCAGCCCGGAAGCGGCCGAGCGGGCCTACGGCGTCGCCATCGCCCCGGACGGCCGCTCGGTCGACGTCCGGCGGACCACCGAGTTGCGCGGCGCGGCCTGACCTCAGTCGTCCTCGAAGATCTGGAACGGCGTGCGCATGCGGACGCCCCAGAATTCGTAGATCAGGTAGTAGCGCTGGCCGACCGTCAGATCGTTGGAGCGCAGCATGATCGAGTTGCCGCCCTTCAACGTACCGCCGGCTTCGATCACGGTTTCCACGGTCTCGCCCTTGCAGTCCGGCTCGACGCCGTAGAGCACCGGGTCGTTGTTCGGCAGGGCGATGATCCAGTTGTGGACGGCGCATTCCGCCGGCGCGCGCAGGATCAGATCCTCCGCGCCGGTATTGGTGATGGCCAGATCGACGTGCATGCGCGCCGAGGCGCCGCCCTGCGGCAGGCGGATGCGGCGCTCGACCGCGATCTCGCCGGTCAGGAATTCGTCGGTTTCGGCGACCCGGGCCGCCCTGGCGTCTGTCATGGCGGCCGTGGCGACGGCGAGACCGAGCAGGCAGGGCGCAAGAAGGCGACGGATCATGACGTGCTCCATGGGTGTGTCGGTTTCGTCCTGAAGTGTGGGGGGGCGGCGCGTTGCCGGCAAGTGACCGCCGCAACCATTGCCGCAGTATTGCGGCCCGAAGCCCCAGGCGGCACTCTCGCCGCGAACCGGTTCCGACATGGAGGGGGAGCGCGTGACCCGACTATTGCTGCTCGCGGGCAAGCAGAGCATGAAGAAGGCTGATTTTCTGGCCGGACGCCTTGAAACCGACTGGCGCATCGAAGCCTGCGATCCGGCCGCGGACCGGGCGGCTTTCGAGCGGCTGGCGCCGGAGGCGGAGGCCATCGTGGGCGGCTACATCGCCAGGCCGTGGCCGGCGACGCCCAGACTGAAGCTCTACCAGATACCCTTCACCGGCCATGACTTCCTGGAACCGGAGGTTCTCCCCGCAGGCTGCCGCGTCTGCAACACCTATGAACACGAAACCTCGATCGCGGAGTACATCCTGCTGGCCATGCTGGAATGGGAGATCGGCCTGTCGAAGACCGCCGCCCGGTTCCGCGAGAGAAGCTGGGACGGCAAGGGACCGGCCGAGGGGCCGGTGCATGGCGAGGTGCGCGGCAAGACCGTCGGCATCGTGGGCTACGGCCATATCGGGCGCGAGGTCGCGATCCGCGCCCGCGCTTTCGGCATGAACGTGATCGGCATCGGCCGGCGCGAGCAGCCGACGCCGGACCTGCTCGACTGGTACGGCACGACCATGGAGATCGACCGGCTGATGGCGGAGGCGGACTACGTGGTCGTCGCCTGCCCGCTGAACGAAGCCACGCGGGGCCTGCTCGACGCCGACCGCCTCGGCGCGATGAAGCCGACAGGGGTCGTCATCAATGTCGGACGGGGCGCGATCATCGACGAGGACGCAATCTACGACGCCCTGAAGAACGGCCGCATCGGCGGCGCGGTGATCGACGTGTGGTGGCGCTATCCCGGACGGGACGAACCGAATCCCCGGCCCTCGCGCCATCCGTTGCACGAACTCGACAACGTCATCATGACGCCGCACAACTCCGGCTGGACGCAGGAGCAGATCGACCGGCGCTGGGTCTTCGTCGCCTCGAACCTGGACAGGATCGCCCGCGGCGAGCCGCCGGAGAACGTGGTCATGACGATCTGAAAGGGCGCACGACTCCCGGCCCGGCGCGGTACGGCCACCGCGCCGGCGCACCCCCGGAGCCGGAATGGCGGGGGGCGGCCGAAGCCGCCCCGCCCCTCACTTGACGATTTCGACGACCTTCACGTCGAAGGTCAGGTCCTGGCCGGCCAGGGGATGATTGGCGTCCAGGGTGACGGTGCTGTCATCGAAATCGGCGACGGTCAGCGCGATCACCTGCCCCTGACGGTCCGTGGCCTGGAGCTGCGCGCCGACCTGCAGGTCGATCTCGTCGGGCACCTGTTCCCGGTCCACCTTGTGCAGCAGATTCGGATCGTGCGGGCCATAGCCTTCCTCGGGCGGAACGGTCACGGTTCTGGAGTCGCCTTCCTCCATGCCCACGACGGCATTCTCGAATCCCGAAATCACCTGGCCGGATCCCACCGTGAGCTCGATCGGCTCGCGGTCCAGGGAACTGTCGAACTTGCGACCGTCCTCCAGAGATCCTTCATAGTGCACTCGGACGGTATCGCCGGTCTTTACCTCAGCCATGTGCGATGCCCTTTCCTTGGTAGTTGCGCCGGCTGGGAAGCCCGGTCCCGGTATCGCCGGAAAAAGCCAACGGCACATCTCGTTCCAGCGGGATTGAGACGTGCCGTTCAGCCAGTTCAGAGATTTCGCGGGATGGTCGGCGGGGACCGCCGGCATCGTCCCCTGGTCGTGTCAGTCGACGATCAGTCGATCACCTTCAGATCCTGTGCGGACATTCGGTTGTCACGGCCCTTCGCGAGCTCGTACTCAAGCTTCTGACCGTCACGAAGACCATCGAGGCCCGCGCGCTCGGCGGCGGAGATGTGCACGAACACATCCTGCGACCCGTCCTCCGGAGCAATGAAGCCATAGCCCTTGACGGTGTTGAACCATTTCACAGTTCCGATCGGCATAGTCAGTTCACCCAGTCTCATGGATCACCGGAAAACAGCTCCGGCGTTTGGTCGGTTATTCCAGGAACGTCACCGAGTAGTCTGGCTCATGCATGTGGCAGGTCCATTACCCGGCGAGAGGTTCGTGCCAAAACCTTCTAAAACCTAGGCGACGCAAGGCTGTTGTCAATGCCGGACTGCGTCGGACGCATGAATCCGCAGCGTCTGTCACAACCACTTGCAAGCCGGAAAAATCGGCGTATATGGCGCCGTCAAGCTGCACGGATCCACAGACGCTCACGGCAGCGAAACCGTTTGAGCGCAAGGAGAGACCGTCCGTGTCCAGCTCCCCTACCCGCCGTGGCGTCACGGCGAAATCCCCTTCGCAGCCTCAGGGCCGCGGCGCGCGCGCGCGGACCTTTCTCGGTCCGATCGCGGACCTGGAAAGCCATCTCCCCGCCGAGTGGTGGCGCGACCTGTTCGACGACATCTACCTGAAGACCGACGGCGACGTGGTGGAGAACGCCGCGGCCACGACCGCCGAGATCGACCTGCTGCTCTCGGCCACGGGCGTCGGCGTCTCGGACCGCGTGCTCGATCTGTGCTGCGGCCAGGGCCGCCACGCCATCGAGCTGGCCCGGCGCGGATTCCGCCATATCACGGGCGTCGATCGCTCCCATTACCTGATCCGTCTGGCGCGCCAGCGCGCCGAGGCCGCCACGCTGCCGATCCAGTTCCGGGAGGGCGACGCGCGCCAGCTTCGCGTGGCCGAGATGAGCCAGGACCTGGTGATGCTGATGGGCAATTCCTTCGGCTACTTCGCCAGCGAGGACGACGACCTGAAGGTGCTGAAGCGCGCGCTGCGCGCCCTGGCGCCCGGCGGGCGCGTCTATCTGGACCTCACGGACGGCGACTGGATTCGGGAGCACTTCGAGAAGCGATCCTGGGAATGGATCGACCAGAACCATTTCGTCTGCCGCGAGCGCGGCCTCTCCGCCGACGGCAGCCGGCTGATCAGCCGCGAGGTGGTGGTCCACGACGAACGCGGCGTACTTGCCGACCAGTTCTACGCCGAACGGCTCTACAACCGCGCCGGCATCGCCGCGCTGCTGGAAAGGGCGGGCTTCGGCGACGTCCGCTTCCACGGCCGCCTGTCGGGCAGTTCGGAGCGCAATCAGGACCTCGGCATGATGGCCCACCGGGAGATCGTCACGGCAATTGCGCCGCGGCGGCAACCGACCCGGCGCAAGCGCGACCGGGCGCTGGAAGTCGCCGTCCTGCTCGGCGACCCCGCCCTGCCGGATCCGGTGAAGCTGAACGGACGTTTCAATACCGAGGACTTCGCGACCGTCGACCGGCTGAAGAATGCGCTGGCGGAGCTGGAGGGCTACCGCTTCAGCTATCTGGACAACCACGCCGCCTTCGACACCGCGCTGGAGGCCGCCCAGTGCGATCTGGTGCTGAACCTGTGCGACGAGGGCTGGAACAACGACGCCTTCCAGGAGCTGCACGTGCCGGCGCGCCTCGATCTGCTGAAGCTGCCCTATACGGGAGCGGGTCCGGCCTGTCTCGCCGCCTGCTACGACAAGGCGCTGGTCCGCGCGGTCGCGGCCTCTCTCGATATCCCGGTGCCGGCAGAGACCTATCTCCGGCCCGGCGACCAGGCCGCCAACCTGCCCGGCATCTTCCCGGCGATCCTGAAACCCAATTTCGGCGACAGTTCCATCGGCATCACGAAGGACGCCATCGTCCACGATACCACGGGCCTGATCCAGCGCCTCGACACGCTGAAGCGGGAGTTCGGCGAACGCCCCATCCTCATCCAGGAGTTCCTGACCGGAACCGAGTACACCGTCGGCCTGATCGGCAACCCGGGCGGCGAGTTCCATGTGCTGCCGGTGCTGGAAGTGGACTACGGGCGCCTCGACCAGGGTCTGCCGCGGATTCTGGGCTATGAGTCGAAGTACGAGCCCGACTCGCCCTACTGGAACGACATCCGCTATGTGGGCGCGCGGCTTTCCGCCGACGACCAGCGCGCGCTGGTGAGCCATGCCAGCCGGCTGTTCGATCGGCTGGGCTGCCGCGACTACGCCCGCTTCGACTTCCGCGCCGACGCCGCCGGCCAGATCCGGCTGCTGGAGGTCAATCCCAATCCGGGCTGGTGCTGGGACGGGAAGATGAACCTCGCTGCGGGCCTGGAGGGACTGCGCTATTCGGAGTTCCTCGCCCGCATCCTCGAGGCGGCCTGCCAGCGGCTGGGGATCGAAGCCGTCGAACCCCGGCAGACCAGGGCGCGGCGGGCCTGAAACCGGTTCAGGCCGCGGCGGCGTCGTGGACGGCCACGGCGTCGCTGCAGCGGTTGCACAGCGCACCCTCCTCGGGGACTTCCTCCAGCACCATCCAGCAGCGCCCGCACTTGGCGCCGGTGGCCCGGCGCGGGCTCACGGCCACGCCGTCGACGTCTTCCAGGCGGAAGGCGTCGGCCGGCGCCGGGTCGGTGGAGACCGCCGCGCCCGAGGTGATGAACAGGCCCGCCATGTTCAGATCCTCCAGCTTCGCAGCGTCGTCCGCGGACAGGTAGACGACCGGCGAGGCCTGCAGGCTGGCGCCGATGCGCTTCTCGCGCCGTTCCACCTCCAGCGCGCCGGTGACGACGCGGCGGATCTCGAAGATGCGGTTCCATTTCTCCGCTAGCGCGTCGTCCAGCCATTCGGCGGGCACTTCCGGGAAAAGCTTCAGGTGAACGCTGTCGTTCTCGTCCGGATAGCGCGACTGCCAGGCTTCCTCCGCAGTGAAGGCGAGGATCGGCGCGAACCAGGTCACCAGGCAGTGATAGAGCCGGTCGAGCACCGTGCGCGTGGCGCGGCGGCGGATCGAATCCGGGCGGTCGCAATAGAGCACGTCCTTGCGGATGTCGAAGTAGAACGACGACAACTCGATGGCACAGAAATTGTGCAGCGCGACGAAGACGTCGTGGAAATCGTAGACCGCCAGCGCCTCCCGCACCGTCCGGTCCATCACCGCCAGACGATGCAGCAGGTAGCGGTCCAGTTCCGGCATCTCCGCCGGGGCCAGACGCTCGCTCTCGTCGAAGTCATGCAGATTGCCCAGCAGGAAGCGCAACGTGTTGCGCAGCCGGCGGTACGAATCGGCGGTCGCCTTCAGGATGCCGGGGCCGAACCGCAGATCCTCGGTATAGTCGGCGGCAGCCACCCAGAGCCGCAGGATGTCGGCGCCGTACTGGCCGAACACGTCCTTCGGCCCCAGCGCGTTGCCGGACGACTTCGACATCTTCTCGGCTTTCTCGTCGAGGATGAAGCCGTGGGTCAGCACCGCGTCATAGGGCGCGCGGCCGCGCGTACCGCAGCTTTCCAGCAGCGACGAGTGGAACCAGCCGCGATGCTGGTCCGTGCCCTCCAGATAGAGGTCGGCCGGCCATTTCAGGTCGTCGCGCATCTCCAGGCAGAAGGCGTGCGTTGTGCCTGAATCGAACCAGACGTCCAGGATGTCGCTGGCCTTCTCGTAGTCGGCGGCGCTGTAATCGTCGCCCAGGAAGAAGGCCGCGTCATTGCCGAACCAGGCGTCGCAGCCTTCGGCCTGGATCGCCTCGAGAATCCTTTCGTTGACCTTTTCGTCACGTAACGGCTCGCCAGTGCGCTTGTCCACGAAGACGGTGATCGGCACGCCCCAGACGCGCTGGCGCGAGAGCAGCCAGTCCGGCCGGTTCTCGATCATACCGTTCAGCCGGCGCTGGCCGGACTTCGGATAGAACGCGGTCTCCGAGATCGCCTTCAGCGCCTTCTCCCGGATGCCGGTCTTCTCCATGGAGATGAACCACTGCGGCGCGTTACGGAAGATCAGCGGCGCCTTGGAGCGCCAGCTGTGCGGATAGGAGTGGGTGATCCTGCCGTGCGCCAGCAGGCCGCCATGCCCGGTCAGCGTCTCGATCATCGGACCGTCGACCTTGAAGACATGGGTTCCGGCGAAGTGCGGCACGTGGGGATAGTAAAGGCCGTCCTCCGCAACGGTATCAGGCACTTCGACGCCGTTTTCGACACCAAGCTCGAAGTCTTCTGCGCCATGGCCCGGCGCGATGTGGACGAAACCGGTGCCCTGATCGGTGGTGACGTAGTCCGCCGGCAGCAGCCGGTCCTCGTAGGTGTAGCCCAGATCGCTCAGCGGATGGCGGCAGACGGTGCCGGCCGGTTTCGTGACCTGCGCCACCTTCGTCCAGCTCTCGATGCCGGCGGCCTCGCGCACGCTCTCCGCCAGCGCGTCGGCCAGCGCCAGCTTCTCGCCCACCTTCGCCAGCGAGCCTTCCGCCACGGCCTCCACCTGATAGACGCCGTAGTCGATCGCCTCGCCATAGGCGAGCGCGCGGTTGCCCGGGATCGTCCAGGGCGTGGTGGTCCAGATCACGACCGAGGCGCCTTCCAGCGCCGGATCCTCGGTCCGGATCACGGGGAAGCGCACCCAGATCGTCGTCGAGGTGTGGTCGTGGTACTCGATCTCCGCCTCGGCCAGACTGGTCTTTTCGACCACCGACCACATCACCGCCTTGGAGCCCTTGTAGAGGCTGCCGTCCATCAGGAACTTGAGCAGTTCGGCCACGGTAACGGCCTCGGACTTGTAGTCCATCGTCAGATAGGGCCGCTCCCAGTCGCCGAAGACGCCGAGGCGCTTGAAGCCCTCGCGCTGCACGTCGATCCAGTGATCGGCGAACTCGCGGCATTCGCGGCGGAACTCGTTGACCGGCACCTCGTCCTTGTTGCGGCCGGCCTTGCGGTATTTTTCCTCTATCTTCCACTCGATGGGCAGGCCGTGGCAGTCCCAGCCGGGGACGTAGTTGGCGTCATAGCCCATCATCTGCCTGGAGCGGTTGATGACGTCCTTCAGCACCTTGTTGAGGACGTGGCCCATGTGGATGTCGCCATTGGCGTAGGGCGGACCGTCGTGGAGGATGAACTTCTCGCGGCCCTTCGAGGTCTCGCGCAGCTTCTTCCAGATCTCCATCCGCTCCCAGCGCTCGAGCATCTCCGGCTCCTTCTGGGGCAGGCCGGCGCGCATGGGGAAGTCGGTCTTCGGCAGGAAGACGGTGTCTTTGTAGTCTCGGGTCATGATCGGAGCCCCTGGCTCAATATCGGCAATACGGATCGGAAAAGGCGGCGGCATCCCGGCCCCGGCGTCACAGGACCGGGCAGGTAATTCGATCGATCGTCCGTATCTGGCGGCTGCCGGTGCGCATGGGCCGCGCTTATAGCGCCGGGCTCAGGCCTTGTCGAGAAGGCCCGCCGACAGCCCGTCGAGGATCGGGCAGTCGGGCCGGTGATCGCCGGAGCAGCAGTCGGCGAGATGCTTCAGTTCGTCGTGCAGCTTCTGCAGTTCCGCCATCTTGGCCTCGATCTCGGCGATGCGCTCCAGCGCGATGGCCTTGACGTCGGCGCTGGCGCGGCTGCGGTCCTCGTAGAGCGCCAGCAGCTCCCGGCAGTCCTCGATGGAGAAGCCGAAGCTGCGCGCGCGCTGGACGAAGCGGAGCTTGCTCACTTCCGGCGGGCCATAGTCGCGGTAGCCGTTCTCGCGCCGCGCCGACGGGCCGACGAGCCCGATGTCGGCGTAGTAACGCACCGTCTTGGTGGGAAGCCCGGCCGCCCGGGCCGCGTCGCCTATGTTCATTGCCTTGCCGTCCTCGATGTCGCATGTCTCACGCGGGGATTTACTTCCGCGCCGTTTGCGCCTACTTCGCACCATCATGATCCGTGTGGACACCCACAAGCCGACCACCAAAACGACCCGCTGCGGCGGGGCGCGGTCGGCTGCGCGTACGGTCTGAGATACCGTCCAGCCGACCCGGCCCCGCCAGAGCGCGGGGCGGTCCGACGTATCCGGCCCTTCCCGCGCCTCCCCCGACACAAGGAGACGCTTTTCAGATGAACCCTGTCATTCCCTTCGCCCGTCCGCCCCATGTCGGCATCGTCGGCGCCACCGGCCTGGTGGGCCAGATGATGCGCGAACTCCTGGCCGAGCGGAACTTCGAGCTCGCCTCGCTGCGCCTCTTCGCCTCCGCCCGCTCCGCCGGCAAGACGATTTCGTGGGGCGGCGAGCAGATCACGGTCGAGGACGCCGCCACGGCGGATTTCGCCGGCCTCGACATCGTCTTCTTTTCCGCCGGCGGCGCCACCTCGAAGGAACTGGCGCCGAAGGCCGCCGCCGCCGGCGCCATTGTCATCGACAATTCCTCGGCCTGGCGCGGCGACCCGGAGGTGCCCCTGGTGGTGGCCGAGGTCAATCCGCACGCGCTGGATACGCTGCCGAAGGGCATCATCGCCAACCCCAACTGCACCACGATGGCGGCCATGCCGGCGCTGAAGCCGCTGCATGCCGCGGCCGGGCTCAAGCGCCTGATCGCCAGCACCTACCAGGCCGTCTCCGGCGCGGGCGTGGCAGGGATCGACGAACTCAACGAGCAGATCCAGGCCGCCGGCGCGGACGCCGCGAAGCTGGCCTATGACGGCCACGCCCTCGACCTGCCGGAGCCCCGGAAGTGGGCCGTGCCCATCGCCTTCAACGCCGTGCCGCTGAACTACAAGCTGGTCGAGGACGGCTATTCCGAGGAAGAGATCAAGCTGCGCGACGAGACCCGGAAGATCCTGGAACTCCCGGACCTGCCCGTCAGCGGCACCTGCGTGCGTATCCCCGTCTTCACCGGTCACGCGCTGTCGATCAATGCCGAATTCGAGCGTCCGATCGACGTG
Above is a genomic segment from Minwuia thermotolerans containing:
- the ileS gene encoding isoleucine--tRNA ligase; amino-acid sequence: MTRDYKDTVFLPKTDFPMRAGLPQKEPEMLERWERMEIWKKLRETSKGREKFILHDGPPYANGDIHMGHVLNKVLKDVINRSRQMMGYDANYVPGWDCHGLPIEWKIEEKYRKAGRNKDEVPVNEFRRECREFADHWIDVQREGFKRLGVFGDWERPYLTMDYKSEAVTVAELLKFLMDGSLYKGSKAVMWSVVEKTSLAEAEIEYHDHTSTTIWVRFPVIRTEDPALEGASVVIWTTTPWTIPGNRALAYGEAIDYGVYQVEAVAEGSLAKVGEKLALADALAESVREAAGIESWTKVAQVTKPAGTVCRHPLSDLGYTYEDRLLPADYVTTDQGTGFVHIAPGHGAEDFELGVENGVEVPDTVAEDGLYYPHVPHFAGTHVFKVDGPMIETLTGHGGLLAHGRITHSYPHSWRSKAPLIFRNAPQWFISMEKTGIREKALKAISETAFYPKSGQRRLNGMIENRPDWLLSRQRVWGVPITVFVDKRTGEPLRDEKVNERILEAIQAEGCDAWFGNDAAFFLGDDYSAADYEKASDILDVWFDSGTTHAFCLEMRDDLKWPADLYLEGTDQHRGWFHSSLLESCGTRGRAPYDAVLTHGFILDEKAEKMSKSSGNALGPKDVFGQYGADILRLWVAAADYTEDLRFGPGILKATADSYRRLRNTLRFLLGNLHDFDESERLAPAEMPELDRYLLHRLAVMDRTVREALAVYDFHDVFVALHNFCAIELSSFYFDIRKDVLYCDRPDSIRRRATRTVLDRLYHCLVTWFAPILAFTAEEAWQSRYPDENDSVHLKLFPEVPAEWLDDALAEKWNRIFEIRRVVTGALEVERREKRIGASLQASPVVYLSADDAAKLEDLNMAGLFITSGAAVSTDPAPADAFRLEDVDGVAVSPRRATGAKCGRCWMVLEEVPEEGALCNRCSDAVAVHDAAAA
- a CDS encoding cold-shock protein — protein: MPIGTVKWFNTVKGYGFIAPEDGSQDVFVHISAAERAGLDGLRDGQKLEYELAKGRDNRMSAQDLKVID
- a CDS encoding methyltransferase domain-containing protein — protein: MSSSPTRRGVTAKSPSQPQGRGARARTFLGPIADLESHLPAEWWRDLFDDIYLKTDGDVVENAAATTAEIDLLLSATGVGVSDRVLDLCCGQGRHAIELARRGFRHITGVDRSHYLIRLARQRAEAATLPIQFREGDARQLRVAEMSQDLVMLMGNSFGYFASEDDDLKVLKRALRALAPGGRVYLDLTDGDWIREHFEKRSWEWIDQNHFVCRERGLSADGSRLISREVVVHDERGVLADQFYAERLYNRAGIAALLERAGFGDVRFHGRLSGSSERNQDLGMMAHREIVTAIAPRRQPTRRKRDRALEVAVLLGDPALPDPVKLNGRFNTEDFATVDRLKNALAELEGYRFSYLDNHAAFDTALEAAQCDLVLNLCDEGWNNDAFQELHVPARLDLLKLPYTGAGPACLAACYDKALVRAVAASLDIPVPAETYLRPGDQAANLPGIFPAILKPNFGDSSIGITKDAIVHDTTGLIQRLDTLKREFGERPILIQEFLTGTEYTVGLIGNPGGEFHVLPVLEVDYGRLDQGLPRILGYESKYEPDSPYWNDIRYVGARLSADDQRALVSHASRLFDRLGCRDYARFDFRADAAGQIRLLEVNPNPGWCWDGKMNLAAGLEGLRYSEFLARILEAACQRLGIEAVEPRQTRARRA
- a CDS encoding aspartate-semialdehyde dehydrogenase; this encodes MNPVIPFARPPHVGIVGATGLVGQMMRELLAERNFELASLRLFASARSAGKTISWGGEQITVEDAATADFAGLDIVFFSAGGATSKELAPKAAAAGAIVIDNSSAWRGDPEVPLVVAEVNPHALDTLPKGIIANPNCTTMAAMPALKPLHAAAGLKRLIASTYQAVSGAGVAGIDELNEQIQAAGADAAKLAYDGHALDLPEPRKWAVPIAFNAVPLNYKLVEDGYSEEEIKLRDETRKILELPDLPVSGTCVRIPVFTGHALSINAEFERPIDVEKAVALLKDAPGVVLSEVPNPLESAGQDPVFVGRIRRDPTVENGLALFVAGDNLRKGAALNAIQIAEVLCKVEA
- the cueR gene encoding Cu(I)-responsive transcriptional regulator; translation: MNIGDAARAAGLPTKTVRYYADIGLVGPSARRENGYRDYGPPEVSKLRFVQRARSFGFSIEDCRELLALYEDRSRASADVKAIALERIAEIEAKMAELQKLHDELKHLADCCSGDHRPDCPILDGLSAGLLDKA
- a CDS encoding 2-hydroxyacid dehydrogenase; this encodes MTRLLLLAGKQSMKKADFLAGRLETDWRIEACDPAADRAAFERLAPEAEAIVGGYIARPWPATPRLKLYQIPFTGHDFLEPEVLPAGCRVCNTYEHETSIAEYILLAMLEWEIGLSKTAARFRERSWDGKGPAEGPVHGEVRGKTVGIVGYGHIGREVAIRARAFGMNVIGIGRREQPTPDLLDWYGTTMEIDRLMAEADYVVVACPLNEATRGLLDADRLGAMKPTGVVINVGRGAIIDEDAIYDALKNGRIGGAVIDVWWRYPGRDEPNPRPSRHPLHELDNVIMTPHNSGWTQEQIDRRWVFVASNLDRIARGEPPENVVMTI
- a CDS encoding hydantoinase B/oxoprolinase family protein, producing the protein MSIDPVTLALVQNRLDHISRQMGFVMTRTARSPIFNQSHDFSCFIADAAGTLISQADGIPIHTGGGGFTVRALIEAFEGRIRPDDVFLSNDPYVAGGNHLPDWVISRPVFVEGELAAWACNRAHQSDIGGGAAGTYNPEATEIFHEGLRLPPLRLIEKGETRDDLWALLLLNSRTPELMDGDLRAMIGSTRIGAERIEELLRDLGRAEGAGYFDALLDYADMRFREACAEIPHGRYEAEEITDNDCFEKRDIHIRVRIDRTADGLTVDFTGTDPQMKGFKNSSIANTYSAVYMALSSFFDPDLPRNEGAFRSVKIVAPLGTVVNPRPPAPMTMCTVFVAHEIVHAIWKALGDAVPSRACAGWGKTIHNITSGRAPGSTEPFVMYNWAANAAGGAVRGRDGFNQIGLLIALGGLHLPNAETYERIYPVRILQQEFRTDGGGAGEFRGGTGVDYRVETLTAATYSFRGEGIGQVSGFGIKGGGGGLTGSMTLHPAGDEDFEAPQYGVRHFPPALLEAHSPGGGGYGDPRKRSVEAVLRDVMDGVVSPEAAERAYGVAIAPDGRSVDVRRTTELRGAA
- a CDS encoding FKBP-type peptidyl-prolyl cis-trans isomerase; this encodes MAEVKTGDTVRVHYEGSLEDGRKFDSSLDREPIELTVGSGQVISGFENAVVGMEEGDSRTVTVPPEEGYGPHDPNLLHKVDREQVPDEIDLQVGAQLQATDRQGQVIALTVADFDDSTVTLDANHPLAGQDLTFDVKVVEIVK